In Acidianus brierleyi, one genomic interval encodes:
- a CDS encoding MFS transporter — translation MESKWIALTNTTIAIFMAFANYNMIIIALPAIFQGIDFNPTNPSAIAYLLWLILGYMIITSSFVVTLGRISDSLGRAKLYTIGLVIFTIASALLSAVTTKGTTAILELIVFRLLQGVGGGFLMVNSAAILTDYFPRNELGKALGLNQVAGLVGGIAGLILGGVLSAINWRFIFLVNVPIGAFAAIWSYRTLKDIGQKRKGKIDIKGNILFTGFITLFLVAISYMLIPYGGSQLGFGNPIVWIGLPISLAMLMAFIFVETKVKDPMFNLSLFKIKDFSIANLTNLTASLVRQGITILFILLLEAIWLPLHGYSFSSVPFWAGIYLIPNLVGFAIFGSLGGYLSDRYGSKYFTSGGLFISAVGFAILYFLPYDFNYTIFAITIFIIGGGMGLFNSPNMADIMSSVPINQRGVASGMRAALGNTGSTASVAIYFVIIISGMALALPSALSSALHSAGISSVPYIPAAVALFSALLGYDPLSSLAAKLPPSVAAQVSQPSFFSDAIAPAFMAGFKEIVLISIIILIVSGVLSLIRSGNRIGSVGEMGGNPQRVQESQEITSKRS, via the coding sequence ATGGAAAGCAAATGGATAGCATTAACAAACACTACGATTGCAATATTCATGGCTTTTGCAAATTATAATATGATAATAATAGCCTTACCAGCTATATTTCAGGGTATAGATTTTAATCCTACTAATCCGAGTGCTATAGCTTACTTACTATGGTTAATCTTAGGGTACATGATAATAACTTCCTCCTTTGTAGTAACGTTGGGAAGAATTTCTGATTCTCTAGGTAGAGCTAAACTCTACACAATAGGATTAGTGATTTTTACTATAGCTTCAGCTCTACTCTCAGCAGTAACAACTAAAGGAACAACTGCAATTTTAGAATTAATAGTTTTTAGACTACTTCAAGGAGTAGGTGGAGGTTTCTTAATGGTTAATAGTGCAGCAATTCTAACAGATTATTTTCCTAGAAATGAACTAGGAAAAGCTTTAGGTCTTAATCAAGTAGCAGGATTAGTAGGAGGAATAGCAGGATTAATTCTAGGAGGAGTCCTTTCTGCTATAAATTGGAGATTCATATTCCTTGTTAATGTTCCAATAGGAGCTTTTGCTGCTATATGGTCATATAGAACTTTAAAAGATATAGGACAAAAAAGAAAAGGTAAGATAGACATCAAAGGAAACATTCTATTTACAGGTTTTATAACTCTCTTTCTAGTAGCTATATCTTACATGCTTATTCCTTATGGTGGATCTCAATTAGGTTTTGGAAATCCTATTGTATGGATAGGTTTGCCAATATCTTTAGCCATGCTTATGGCATTTATATTTGTAGAAACTAAGGTTAAGGATCCAATGTTTAATTTATCCTTATTTAAGATTAAAGATTTCTCAATAGCTAACTTAACAAACTTAACAGCTTCATTAGTTAGACAGGGTATAACAATATTGTTTATATTATTATTAGAAGCTATATGGCTTCCATTACACGGATATTCGTTTTCTTCAGTACCTTTTTGGGCAGGAATTTATCTAATACCTAATTTAGTAGGATTTGCAATATTTGGCAGTTTAGGCGGATATTTATCTGACAGATATGGATCTAAATATTTTACTTCTGGTGGATTATTTATATCAGCAGTTGGATTTGCAATATTGTATTTCCTACCCTATGATTTTAATTATACAATATTTGCTATTACAATATTCATAATAGGAGGAGGAATGGGATTATTCAATTCTCCGAATATGGCAGACATAATGAGTTCAGTACCTATAAATCAGAGAGGCGTAGCTTCAGGTATGAGAGCTGCTTTAGGCAATACAGGCTCCACTGCCAGTGTAGCTATATATTTTGTCATAATTATAAGTGGAATGGCTTTAGCTTTGCCTTCTGCCTTATCTTCTGCATTACATTCTGCAGGAATTTCTAGTGTACCTTATATACCAGCAGCTGTTGCGCTATTTTCTGCACTATTAGGGTATGATCCACTTTCCTCCCTAGCCGCTAAATTACCTCCTTCAGTAGCAGCACAAGTTTCTCAGCCTTCGTTCTTTTCTGACGCTATTGCTCCAGCGTTTATGGCAGGATTTAAAGAGATAGTTCTGATTTCCATAATAATTCTTATAGTGTCTGGAGTACTTTCTCTTATAAGGTCGGGAAATAGAATTGGAAGCGTTGGAGAAATGGGAGGAAATCCTCAAAGGGTTCAGGAATCTCAGGAGATTACTTCAAAGAGAAGCTGA
- a CDS encoding ABC transporter ATP-binding protein, whose translation MIDVIKLTKIYKLKNKQVSALSDVSFTLKSGIGSLVGHNGAGKTTLIKILSTLVIPTSGDAFIEGHSVTREEKKVRELVGLVSVSERQFYYRLTAMENLLFFSSLQGLSITEAKKRAKEVLEMLNLSEWENVQYMKFSTGMQRKLALARALITDPPVILLDEPTLGLDPLSAREFRNVIKNFKDKTILFSSHYLKEVEELADKIILIKRGKIICEGNAEELKSKLGKVVEVKVREIPRGLERYAISLVGEPVLRLPEKETEKLKYFEDIREVEPTLDDVYAYMIGDEEDSIRMERVRRSWKAKE comes from the coding sequence TTGATAGACGTTATTAAGTTAACTAAGATTTATAAGCTTAAGAATAAGCAAGTCAGTGCATTATCTGATGTTTCGTTCACATTAAAAAGTGGAATAGGCTCATTAGTAGGACATAATGGAGCAGGCAAAACAACTTTGATAAAAATACTTTCTACTTTAGTTATTCCTACTTCTGGAGATGCATTCATTGAAGGCCACAGTGTCACTAGGGAAGAGAAAAAGGTAAGAGAACTCGTAGGTTTAGTAAGCGTTAGCGAAAGACAATTTTATTATAGACTAACAGCAATGGAAAATTTATTATTTTTCTCTTCTCTACAAGGATTATCGATAACAGAAGCAAAGAAAAGAGCTAAAGAAGTTTTAGAAATGTTAAATCTTTCTGAATGGGAGAATGTTCAATATATGAAATTTAGTACTGGAATGCAAAGAAAATTAGCATTAGCTCGTGCTTTAATTACTGATCCCCCAGTAATATTGTTGGATGAACCTACGTTAGGATTAGATCCCTTATCTGCTAGAGAATTTAGAAATGTAATAAAAAATTTTAAGGATAAAACTATTCTTTTCTCTTCACATTATTTGAAGGAAGTAGAAGAATTGGCCGATAAAATAATCTTGATAAAGAGAGGAAAAATTATATGTGAAGGAAATGCAGAGGAACTAAAATCTAAACTAGGAAAAGTTGTAGAAGTAAAAGTTAGGGAAATACCTAGAGGATTAGAACGATATGCAATAAGTCTTGTAGGAGAACCTGTACTAAGGTTACCAGAAAAAGAAACTGAAAAATTAAAGTATTTTGAAGATATAAGAGAAGTAGAACCTACTTTAGACGATGTTTATGCATATATGATAGGCGATGAAGAAGATTCTATTAGAATGGAAAGGGTGAGAAGATCGTGGAAAGCAAAAGAGTAG
- a CDS encoding transferase codes for MEAKPSGKIPIEGKVWLDGKEVESKLFLHVRGYNRARVTHIDIEGEKIRGLIRPRHSVYPEVEWKDKVEIPIYDHILILEIPEIKLEFKGNLYVGGKGKGIFLGFHRDQIKILEEIAKQKGVIPPLKKTNTKV; via the coding sequence ATGGAAGCAAAGCCTTCTGGGAAAATACCGATAGAAGGTAAAGTTTGGCTTGATGGCAAAGAAGTCGAATCTAAATTATTCTTACATGTGAGGGGTTATAATAGAGCTAGGGTTACCCATATTGATATAGAAGGAGAGAAAATAAGAGGGTTAATAAGACCTAGACATAGTGTTTATCCAGAAGTTGAATGGAAGGATAAAGTAGAGATTCCTATTTATGATCATATTCTGATTCTTGAAATACCAGAGATAAAACTGGAATTTAAGGGGAATCTTTATGTTGGAGGTAAAGGGAAAGGAATATTTCTTGGATTTCATCGAGATCAGATAAAAATTTTGGAAGAAATTGCTAAACAGAAGGGAGTTATTCCACCTTTAAAAAAGACTAATACAAAAGTTTAA
- the soxB gene encoding proton pump complex quinol oxidase subunit SoxB, with the protein MKLYPKSEINVSLMFTLGAIAWLTAMGLAAMWFRTILLSPHINIKAGYAIAPLYYFLVTFHGQVGIFIVVPDLALAILAYSIYKSGMSLSHYKLISIGFYLINIPLIVEFAGGPLTGWYMYPPLALQASSWLVYRGDMIGLAYFMMFLNTIGVIIASITMFIDGYKTRPKEGKMPIFAAYGMSFSGMFMPITISALSAATLWYALYFWASVPVNPLTWVVLFWFYGHPVVYYVPFPVFGGLYYLIPKYAKTTLFSEKWARWNIILLFTFGMIAWVHHLQTWPLPVVLRAFITPTTLILAAGSGLTVLNLGLTILKGKGYNWKDPVGLASLIALIGFILAGLQALMLPINTLDVIVHNTYYIVGHFHLMIWTIIIVGYIAILLDMLKTKMGNAEFSSLGKGMLIGGLIMWTASGLALGYTMSYAGYIGLIRRWVAYPIRFLPFMDTMTYLAIAMGSSFVMFAIPILFTIIPLKTSSFWTQIEVTSGNIPGTMINDKK; encoded by the coding sequence ATGAAACTATATCCTAAGTCTGAAATAAATGTTTCATTAATGTTTACATTAGGTGCTATAGCATGGCTGACTGCAATGGGATTAGCAGCAATGTGGTTTAGGACTATACTGTTAAGTCCACATATTAACATAAAGGCTGGATATGCAATAGCACCACTTTATTACTTCCTAGTAACTTTTCATGGACAGGTAGGAATTTTCATAGTAGTACCAGATCTTGCTCTAGCAATTTTAGCATATAGTATTTATAAAAGTGGAATGTCACTATCTCATTATAAATTAATAAGTATAGGATTTTACTTAATAAATATTCCATTAATAGTAGAATTTGCCGGAGGACCATTAACTGGTTGGTACATGTATCCACCATTAGCATTACAAGCCTCATCTTGGCTAGTGTATAGGGGAGATATGATAGGTTTGGCGTATTTCATGATGTTCCTCAATACTATTGGCGTTATAATAGCTTCAATAACAATGTTCATTGACGGGTATAAAACAAGACCAAAAGAAGGTAAAATGCCGATATTTGCCGCTTACGGAATGAGTTTTTCAGGTATGTTTATGCCAATTACAATATCCGCTCTCTCAGCAGCTACTTTATGGTACGCTTTATATTTCTGGGCTTCCGTTCCTGTAAATCCATTAACTTGGGTAGTGTTATTCTGGTTTTATGGCCACCCGGTAGTATATTATGTTCCTTTCCCTGTATTTGGTGGATTATATTATTTAATACCAAAATATGCAAAAACTACATTATTCAGCGAAAAGTGGGCTAGATGGAATATAATACTATTATTTACTTTTGGTATGATAGCGTGGGTTCATCATCTTCAAACTTGGCCTTTACCTGTAGTTTTGAGGGCTTTCATTACTCCTACTACATTGATTTTGGCAGCAGGATCAGGATTAACAGTGCTAAACTTAGGACTAACAATCCTAAAAGGTAAAGGTTATAATTGGAAGGATCCTGTTGGTCTTGCTTCTTTAATTGCTTTAATAGGTTTCATATTGGCTGGATTGCAAGCTTTAATGTTACCAATTAATACTTTGGACGTTATAGTTCATAATACTTACTATATTGTAGGACACTTCCATTTAATGATATGGACAATAATAATTGTTGGATATATAGCAATATTACTTGATATGTTGAAGACGAAAATGGGGAATGCAGAATTTTCAAGCCTGGGTAAAGGAATGCTCATAGGCGGATTAATAATGTGGACTGCTTCTGGTCTAGCTTTAGGATATACTATGAGTTATGCTGGATACATTGGCTTAATAAGGAGATGGGTAGCATATCCTATAAGATTCTTACCATTTATGGATACTATGACTTACTTAGCTATAGCTATGGGTAGCTCGTTTGTAATGTTCGCAATACCTATTTTATTTACTATAATTCCTTTAAAAACGTCTTCCTTCTGGACACAAATTGAAGTTACTTCTGGAAATATACCTGGTACTATGATAAATGATAAAAAGTAA
- a CDS encoding MarR family winged helix-turn-helix transcriptional regulator has product MEALEKWEEILKGFRNLRRLLQREAEKYGYSSTEIQILYQLHIKPRNITELSELIGIGKSSVTEIIEKMEKRNLVKKIKNENDKRYTIIKITEEGEKALEQTREEYKKILSSILERVNAEEVIKFFEEIEKELNR; this is encoded by the coding sequence TTGGAAGCGTTGGAGAAATGGGAGGAAATCCTCAAAGGGTTCAGGAATCTCAGGAGATTACTTCAAAGAGAAGCTGAAAAATACGGTTATAGTTCGACAGAGATACAAATATTATATCAATTACATATAAAACCTAGAAATATTACTGAATTATCAGAATTAATAGGTATAGGAAAATCAAGTGTAACGGAAATAATAGAAAAAATGGAAAAAAGAAATTTAGTAAAAAAGATAAAAAATGAAAATGATAAGAGATACACTATTATAAAAATAACTGAAGAAGGAGAAAAGGCGCTAGAACAAACCAGAGAAGAATATAAAAAGATATTATCATCAATTTTGGAGAGAGTAAACGCAGAAGAAGTTATAAAATTTTTTGAAGAAATAGAAAAAGAATTAAATAGGTAG
- a CDS encoding sulfocyanin gives MSRIGVAILVLIFAGTAFMAGFLVYNFSIVLYPVHPTHAAPLLAPITTTTVPPTTTTTTSTTSTSVLPSGAKVLPYDASNHTVFLYITSLSTGTPFNFNGTSNGELHVYIPAGWTVIVYYTNEEAIAHNFNIVQNDTPTPNNVNIEADGKVLLFVGTTSSTYESNGIASGESASGSIALPAGIYWFACGIAGHAESGMWGVIVSSTSVTEPYYVVS, from the coding sequence ATGAGTAGAATAGGTGTTGCTATACTTGTACTCATATTTGCAGGTACAGCTTTTATGGCTGGATTCTTAGTATATAATTTTTCAATAGTACTATATCCTGTCCATCCTACACATGCTGCACCACTACTTGCACCTATAACTACAACTACTGTTCCTCCGACAACAACAACTACAACGTCTACAACAAGTACTAGTGTTCTTCCTAGTGGTGCTAAGGTTCTTCCTTATGATGCTAGTAATCATACTGTATTCCTCTATATTACTTCTTTGAGTACTGGCACTCCTTTCAATTTTAATGGTACGAGTAATGGTGAGCTTCATGTGTATATTCCTGCTGGTTGGACGGTAATAGTGTATTATACTAATGAGGAGGCTATTGCTCATAATTTTAATATTGTTCAGAACGATACTCCTACTCCTAATAATGTGAATATTGAGGCTGATGGTAAGGTCTTGTTGTTTGTTGGGACTACTTCTTCTACCTATGAGAGTAATGGTATTGCTAGTGGTGAGAGTGCTTCTGGTTCTATAGCGTTACCTGCTGGTATTTATTGGTTTGCTTGTGGTATTGCTGGGCATGCGGAATCCGGTATGTGGGGAGTAATAGTGTCTTCTACGTCCGTAACAGAACCGTACTATGTAGTAAGTTAA
- a CDS encoding MFS transporter has translation MNREKYIVIGLTAMLFNSLYQYSWNALEPLFKKGFAVSIVEIEVAFTLFTIFSTTFQTVGGYFADTKGPKIVGIFSSILSALGFLGTSFSPTVYFFYIFWSLGSIGEGILYGIATNLAIKWYQDRRGFATGLVSLGFGVGASLTNPIIASFTNFREITLIIGLIELIILPTLLSFSKYPAKGLTGNTPKEILVSPKWWLIYFSFVTAAVPLTVMSSSLSVIGRALPLQDLVILISLFPFMSGISRPILGHVSDKIGRAKTVLLVDILITFGALLLTINLIGPSVLVIGFFGGSMITLYFSLVGDIFGSKFSTSNNAFLYTGKAISGIMGSVIFSYLFLTMPEVSRLYTLMCGITGTLLLVIAMPRKEILKVR, from the coding sequence ATGAATAGGGAAAAATATATAGTAATAGGCCTCACTGCCATGCTATTTAACTCGCTATATCAGTATTCCTGGAATGCATTAGAACCTTTATTTAAGAAAGGATTTGCTGTAAGCATAGTAGAAATCGAGGTAGCTTTTACTCTTTTTACTATATTTTCCACTACTTTCCAAACTGTAGGTGGATATTTTGCTGACACTAAAGGACCCAAAATAGTTGGCATATTTTCATCCATTTTATCAGCATTAGGTTTTCTAGGGACTTCTTTTTCGCCTACTGTATACTTTTTTTATATTTTCTGGTCTTTGGGTAGCATAGGAGAAGGTATACTTTATGGAATTGCCACTAATCTGGCTATAAAATGGTATCAAGATAGAAGAGGGTTTGCTACAGGCTTAGTTTCCTTAGGATTTGGTGTTGGAGCGTCGCTCACCAATCCAATTATAGCTTCATTTACTAATTTTAGGGAAATTACACTAATTATAGGTTTAATAGAGCTTATAATTTTACCAACTCTTCTATCATTCTCTAAGTATCCTGCTAAGGGTTTAACTGGAAATACCCCTAAGGAAATTTTAGTTTCACCTAAATGGTGGCTCATATATTTTTCTTTTGTAACTGCTGCAGTACCATTAACAGTAATGTCTTCTTCGTTGTCCGTCATAGGAAGAGCTCTTCCATTACAGGATTTAGTTATACTAATTAGTTTATTTCCTTTCATGAGTGGAATAAGTAGGCCAATCTTGGGTCACGTTTCAGATAAAATTGGTAGAGCAAAAACAGTTCTTCTAGTAGATATTCTCATAACATTTGGAGCACTACTTTTAACTATTAACTTGATAGGTCCCTCAGTACTCGTAATAGGATTTTTCGGTGGATCAATGATAACTCTTTATTTTTCATTAGTTGGGGATATATTCGGTTCCAAATTCTCTACTTCAAATAACGCATTCCTCTATACGGGAAAAGCTATTTCAGGTATAATGGGAAGCGTAATCTTTAGTTATCTATTTCTTACTATGCCAGAAGTTTCTAGACTTTATACACTAATGTGCGGGATAACGGGCACATTATTGTTGGTTATAGCAATGCCTAGAAAGGAAATATTAAAGGTAAGATAA
- a CDS encoding arsenate reductase (azurin) small subunit — MAEGKGSGKGNDKVDTNRRAIVIGGAAAVAGLAAGIVIGGDAFPRLLQKTVTEVKPEVTEKEVTKTVTVTKTVTVPEVEQYQKQKIANYSQLSVGQPMSATYMGYPVFIVRTGVKSINGVGPNGDVVAFSALCAHMGGPVQYNPNTNCGVCPYHYSEYDLTRGGMPVIGHPNQYLAQLYLEYDESTGDIYAVGFNRLVYGAHNNVLQSTTSTS; from the coding sequence ATGGCTGAGGGTAAAGGATCAGGGAAAGGTAATGATAAGGTTGACACAAATAGAAGGGCTATAGTAATTGGAGGCGCAGCTGCGGTAGCTGGCTTAGCTGCAGGCATAGTAATTGGAGGGGACGCATTTCCTAGACTTCTACAGAAGACAGTAACAGAAGTTAAGCCAGAAGTAACTGAAAAGGAAGTAACAAAGACTGTAACTGTGACTAAAACAGTAACCGTACCAGAAGTTGAACAATACCAGAAACAAAAAATCGCAAATTATAGCCAGCTTTCCGTAGGACAGCCTATGTCAGCAACATATATGGGGTATCCAGTATTTATTGTAAGAACCGGAGTAAAGTCCATTAATGGTGTAGGTCCAAATGGAGACGTAGTTGCTTTTAGTGCATTATGTGCCCACATGGGAGGACCTGTACAGTACAATCCTAATACGAACTGTGGAGTTTGTCCATATCATTATTCTGAATATGATTTAACAAGAGGTGGAATGCCAGTAATAGGACACCCGAATCAGTATCTAGCACAGCTTTATCTTGAGTATGATGAAAGTACTGGGGATATATACGCAGTAGGATTTAATAGATTAGTCTATGGGGCTCACAATAACGTACTTCAATCTACGACGTCGACCAGTTAA
- a CDS encoding sulfite exporter TauE/SafE family protein: MIPIYILIIIGIAVGALTGITGSSGVLIVVPALSYLGLSFEQSIGSSLLVDVITTLSVVFVYFKHENVDLKISMILGIGAIVGAQIGSAIAFITPEEGLESVFTIFTAYMAYVSFKRSRNPKLNIKRMNLKTASYVVAPILSLLIGIVTGTLGASGGIMFIAVMMLLFSIDVKRMIGTATLAMLLSAISGATAYSFAGKVDMIASLTIGITALISGYFFARLANKMRPSTIYIFLGSVFVITSISELFRII; this comes from the coding sequence ATGATCCCAATTTACATTCTAATTATTATAGGTATAGCTGTAGGCGCTTTGACTGGAATAACCGGATCCAGCGGAGTCCTTATAGTAGTACCAGCACTCTCTTATCTAGGTTTAAGCTTCGAGCAATCCATAGGTTCAAGTTTATTAGTTGATGTAATAACTACGTTGTCAGTTGTTTTTGTTTATTTTAAGCATGAGAATGTTGATCTGAAAATCTCAATGATATTAGGAATAGGCGCAATAGTTGGCGCTCAAATAGGTTCAGCAATAGCATTTATAACCCCTGAAGAAGGATTAGAGTCAGTATTTACTATATTTACTGCATATATGGCATATGTATCTTTCAAAAGGTCTAGAAATCCAAAGTTAAATATTAAGCGTATGAACTTAAAAACTGCTTCTTACGTAGTTGCTCCGATTTTAAGCTTACTTATAGGTATAGTTACGGGAACCTTAGGAGCAAGCGGTGGCATAATGTTCATTGCTGTAATGATGCTCTTATTTTCTATAGACGTAAAAAGAATGATAGGAACAGCAACCTTAGCTATGTTATTATCAGCAATAAGTGGGGCTACTGCATATTCATTTGCAGGAAAAGTGGACATGATAGCTTCATTAACTATAGGAATAACAGCTTTAATCTCGGGCTATTTCTTCGCAAGATTAGCTAATAAAATGAGACCTTCAACAATATATATATTTCTGGGTAGTGTATTTGTAATAACGTCAATAAGTGAATTATTTAGAATAATTTGA
- a CDS encoding ABC transporter permease, translating into MESKRVANIYAKLYAFIYIRGFKIWTSYKTQVILTILSWTLPVFTYYFVGTSLGNSIVSKIGVSNYTSFFVIGLAFQGYVSSVITTVSQRIRNEQLYGTIEYYVLSKSGVTSFLLYSSMWGFTINTINALVILSVGLGLGVNYHIDILASLLVIILLILSTLGLAFLSGAFTMIIKQGNPISFFFSTFTTLMTGVVFPVAVIPSFIRGVSYVLPLTWALETLRETMLEGASLPQVAFQLLILAIFDAILLPLGILAFKLAFKKARIKGTLGEY; encoded by the coding sequence GTGGAAAGCAAAAGAGTAGCTAATATTTACGCAAAACTTTATGCTTTTATATATATAAGAGGATTCAAGATATGGACTTCTTATAAAACACAAGTAATTTTAACTATTTTATCTTGGACATTACCAGTATTTACATACTATTTTGTAGGTACATCATTAGGGAATAGTATTGTATCAAAAATTGGAGTTTCAAATTATACGAGTTTCTTTGTAATCGGTTTAGCATTTCAAGGCTACGTTTCATCAGTTATAACTACTGTGAGTCAAAGGATAAGGAACGAACAACTTTATGGAACAATTGAGTATTATGTTTTGTCAAAATCTGGAGTTACGTCTTTTTTATTATATTCCTCAATGTGGGGATTTACAATAAATACAATTAATGCTCTAGTTATTTTAAGTGTAGGTTTAGGTTTGGGCGTAAATTATCATATAGATATTTTAGCATCATTATTAGTAATAATATTGCTAATTCTATCTACCTTAGGTTTAGCTTTCTTATCTGGAGCATTTACTATGATAATAAAACAAGGAAATCCAATATCATTCTTCTTTTCAACTTTCACTACGCTAATGACTGGAGTAGTTTTCCCAGTAGCTGTGATTCCATCATTTATACGAGGAGTAAGCTACGTTCTTCCTTTGACATGGGCTTTAGAAACTTTAAGAGAAACCATGTTAGAAGGGGCTTCATTACCTCAAGTGGCTTTTCAACTCCTAATTCTTGCAATATTTGATGCAATACTTCTTCCACTTGGCATTTTAGCATTCAAGTTGGCATTTAAAAAAGCTAGAATAAAAGGAACTTTAGGCGAATATTGA
- a CDS encoding purine-nucleoside phosphorylase — protein sequence MALITANVGDLGEKSIIVGNLQRMKTVTSLLDNPKQVSEFAGYYTYVGNYKGEKVSVVFHGIGIPSLTLVTHDLYNLGVKEIVRFGSATGLKDVKPGQVVVPIGYSYNLGGTFYQYLNGEFTSYALTPDYDLLNKVVGNLKQKSLEVRVGNVFTSDALFTHTKDYLEKLSSRNHLAVELEGAGLYFLGNLMNFKTVSIHLIYRNGITGESLSQEEISNKEKTIAQAILESL from the coding sequence ATGGCTCTAATAACTGCAAATGTAGGAGATCTGGGAGAAAAGTCAATTATAGTAGGTAATTTACAAAGAATGAAAACTGTAACTAGTTTATTAGATAATCCAAAACAAGTTAGTGAATTCGCGGGCTACTACACGTATGTTGGTAACTATAAGGGAGAAAAAGTTAGTGTAGTATTTCACGGAATAGGAATACCATCATTAACCCTAGTAACCCATGATTTGTATAACTTAGGAGTAAAAGAAATAGTAAGATTTGGTTCCGCAACAGGATTAAAGGACGTAAAACCGGGTCAGGTAGTGGTACCAATAGGATATTCCTATAATTTAGGAGGAACTTTCTATCAATATTTAAACGGAGAATTTACAAGCTATGCACTAACTCCAGACTATGATCTATTAAATAAAGTAGTGGGAAACCTAAAGCAAAAATCATTAGAGGTTAGAGTAGGAAATGTATTTACTAGCGATGCATTATTTACTCATACTAAAGATTACTTGGAAAAACTATCATCAAGAAATCATTTAGCAGTAGAATTAGAAGGTGCAGGTCTTTATTTCCTAGGAAATCTAATGAACTTTAAAACTGTTTCGATACATCTAATTTATAGGAATGGAATAACAGGAGAGTCATTATCTCAGGAAGAGATTAGCAATAAGGAAAAGACTATAGCTCAAGCAATCTTGGAAAGTCTTTAA
- a CDS encoding sulfocyanin, translating to MAKLDTPVIVAVVVAIILVAVAGYYVATRAPISIVNTTTTLPPKVVSTITSTVPVTTVPPTTTTTTSTTSTSVLPSGAKVLPYDASNHTVFLYITSLSTGTPFNFNGTSNGELHVYIPAGWTVIVYYTNEEAIAHNFNIVQNDTPTPNNVNIEADGKVLLFVGTTSSTYESNGIASGESASGSIALPAGIYWFACGIAGHAESGMWGVIVSSTSVTEPYYVVS from the coding sequence ATGGCTAAACTAGATACACCTGTAATAGTAGCTGTAGTTGTAGCTATAATATTAGTAGCAGTAGCAGGATACTATGTCGCAACGAGAGCTCCGATTAGTATTGTGAATACGACAACAACACTTCCACCAAAGGTAGTTTCTACGATTACATCTACAGTTCCTGTAACTACTGTTCCTCCGACAACAACAACTACAACGTCTACAACAAGTACTAGTGTTCTTCCTAGTGGTGCTAAGGTTCTTCCTTATGATGCTAGTAATCATACTGTATTCCTCTATATTACTTCTTTGAGTACTGGCACTCCTTTCAATTTTAATGGTACGAGTAATGGTGAGCTTCATGTGTATATTCCTGCTGGTTGGACGGTAATAGTGTATTATACTAATGAGGAGGCTATTGCTCATAATTTTAATATTGTTCAGAACGATACTCCTACTCCTAATAATGTGAATATTGAGGCTGATGGTAAGGTCTTGTTGTTTGTTGGGACTACTTCTTCTACCTATGAGAGTAATGGTATTGCTAGTGGTGAGAGTGCTTCTGGTTCTATAGCGTTACCTGCTGGTATTTATTGGTTTGCTTGTGGTATTGCTGGGCATGCGGAATCCGGTATGTGGGGAGTAATAGTGTCTTCTACGTCCGTAACAGAACCGTACTATGTAGTAAGTTAA